A portion of the Pseudomonas sp. GR 6-02 genome contains these proteins:
- a CDS encoding M10 family metallopeptidase, which translates to MSSPLGYILTKPSVLTGNQQVDSLIYGTSWLSPDFGADIFATRLTYSFVTPGQSYFSAKYSLKNEFLNSFALTSAQQNAVTGALGAWSAVANVKFTLVSDNINTVGDLRFGGYWDMDDDAAAWAYFPDRTPLAGDVWISPDTNNPTPVKGTYDFMTFVHEIGHALGLKHPFESSQSNSTLISPLLDDTHYTIMSYNNAYSYQPTTPMLLDILAIQKIYGANMLWQTGDNVYRWAPDQSVFETIWDAGGNDTIDASNQQAAVRLNLNEGEFSNIGKAFVDIPNLQLVNDGLAIAFGTKIENATGSAFNDELIGNALGNVLDGGAGQDVMIGGAGNDVYVVDNVGDVVVETSTSLSEIDTVMSSISYTLGSNLENLTLTGSDQLDATGNALNNVLIGNSGNNVLDGGLGADVMIGGFGNDTYIVDNLKDTVTETSTLVSEIDTVRSSVNWTLGANLENLTLTGSDNLTGVGNALNNVLTGNSGNNILNGGAGLDTLIGGAGNDTYVLDQAGELALLQDDVDQGHDLLYINYTSTPASSTVDLSQSNLQNVEDVTVTGLGNFTVIGNDLNNILLGNNYDNTLLGGAGNDWLDGWAGADKLIGGSGDDTYVILNNGVQVTELADEGHDLIQTAVSYYLEDNVEDAVLLGSAALSLTGNKLDNRLTGNAAANILDGRGGADTLDGGAGNDTYYVDNVGDTVIERGTSLSEIDTVLSSISYTLGSNVENLTLIDFNDLNATGNALNNRIVGNYGDNTLDGGLGADVMIDDRGSDTYIVDNLKDVVIETGLSLWDIDTVRASVNWTLGANLENLTLTGSDNLNGVGNALNNVLTGNSGNNVLNGGAGLDTLIGGAGDDTYILDQAGELALLQETADQGRDLLNISYTSTLASSTVDLSQSNLQNVEDVTVTGLGNFTVIGNDLNNTLLGNAYNNTLQGGAGNDWLDGGAGADTLSGGSGDDTYVIDNATDKVTELADEGRDLIRTTVSYTLSANVEDGVLLGTAALNLTGNELDNSLTGNAAANFLDGKAGADTLDGGAGNDTYVVDNLGDTVIERGTSLAEIDTVLSSISYTLGSNLENLTLTGSDQLDATGNALNNVLIGNSGNNVLEGGSGADVMIGGFGNDTYVVDNLKDVVTETSTLASEIDTVRASVSWALGANLENLTLTGSDNLNGVGNTLNNVLTGNSGNNILNGQTGLDTMSGGAGDDTYILDQAGELALLQETVDQGRDLLNISYTSTLASSTVDLSQSNLLNVEDVTVTGLGAFTVIGNDLNNTLLGNAYNNTLQGGAGNDWLDGGAGADTLSGGSGDDTYVIDNATDKVTELADEGRDLIRTTVSYTLSANVEDGVLLGTAALNLTGNELDNSLTGNAAANFLDGKAGADTLDGGAGNDTYVVDNLGDTVIERGTSLAEIDTVLSSISYTLGSNVENLTLTGNDNLTGTGNVLNNVLIGNSGNNVLEGGSGADVMIGGFGNDTYVVDNLKDVVTETSTLASEIDTVRASVSWALGANLENLTLTGSDNLNGVGNTLNNVLTGNSGNNILNGQTGLDTMSGGAGDDTYILDQAGELALLQETVDQGRDLLNISYTSTLASSTVDLSQSNLLNVEDVTVTGLGAFTVIGNDLNNTLLGNAYNNTLQGGAGNDWLDGGAGADTLSGGSGDDTYVIDNATDKVTELADEGHDLIRTAVSYTLSANVEDGVLLGTAALNLTGNELDNSLTGNAAANFLDGKAGADTLDGGAGNDTYVVDNLGDTVIERGTSLAEIDTVLSSISYTLGSNLENLTLTGSDQLDATGNALNNVLIGNSGNNVLDGGLGADVMMGGFGNDTYVVDSLKDVVTETSTLLSEIDTVRASVSWTLGANLENLTLTGSDNLNGVGNTLNNVLTGNSGNNVLNGGAGLDTMSGGAGDDTYVLDQAGELALLQDDADQGRDLLYISYTSTLATSTVDLSQSNLQNVEDVTLTGLGAFTVIGNDLNNTLLGNAYNNTLQGGAGNDWLDGGAGADTLSGGSGDDTYVIDNATDKVTELADEGHDLIRTAVSYTLSANVEDGVLLGTAALNLAGNELDNSLTGNAAANLLDGKAGADTLDGGAGNDTYVVDNLGDTVIERGTSLAEIDTVLSSISYTLGSNVENLTLTGNDNLTGTGNVLNNVLIGNSGNNVLDGGLGADVMIGGFGNDTYVVDNLKDVVAETSTLASEIDTVRASVSWALGANLENLTLTGSDNLNGVGNALNNVLTGNSGNNVLNGGAGLDTLIGGAGDDTYILDQAGELALLQETADQGRDLLNISYTSTLASSTVDLSQSNLQNVEDVTVTGLGNFTVIGNDLNNTLLGNAYNNTLQGGAGNDWLDGGAGADTLSGGSGDDTYVIDNATDKVTELADEGRDLIRTTVSYTLSANVEDGVLLGTAALNLTGNELDNSLTGNAAANFLDGKAGADTLDGGAGNDTYVVDNLGDTVIERGTSLAEIDTVLSSISYTLGSNLENLTLTGSDQLDATGNALNNVLIGNSGNNVLEGGSGADVMIGGFGNDTYVVDNLKDVVTETSTLASEIDTVRASVSWALGANLENLTLTGSDNLNGVGNTLNNVLTGNSGNNILNGQTGLDTMSGGAGDDTYILDQAGELALLQETVDQGRDLLNISYTSTLASSTVDLSQSNLLNVEDVTVTGLGAFTVIGNDLNNTLLGNAYNNTLQGGAGNDWLDGGAGADTLSGGSGDDTYVIDNATDKVTELADEGRDLIRTTVSYTLSANVEDGVLLGTAALNLTGNELDNSLTGNAAANFLDGKAGADTLDGGAGNDTYVVDNLGDTVIERGTSLAEIDTVLSSISYTLGSNLENLTLTGSDQLDATGNALNNVLIGNSGNNVLEGGSGADVMIGGFGNDTYVVDNLKDVVTETSTLASEIDTVRASVSWALGANLENLTLTGSDNLNGVGNTLNNVLTGNSGNNILNGQTGLDTMSGGAGDDTYILDQAGELALLQETVDQGRDLLNISYTSTLASSTVDLSQSNLLNVEDVTVTGLGAFTVIGNDLNNTLLGNAYNNTLQGGAGNDWLDGGAGADTLSGGSGDDTYVIDNATDKVTELADEGHDLIRTAVSYTLSANVEDGVLLGTAALNLTGNELDNSLTGNAAANFLDGKAGADTLDGGAGNDTYVVDNLGDTVIERGTSLAEIDTVLSSISYTLGSNLENLTLTGSDQLDATGNALNNVLIGNSGNNVLDGGLGADVMMGGFGNDTYVVDSLKDVVTETSTLLSEIDTVRASVSWTLGANLENLTLTGSDNLNGVGNTLNNVLTGNSGNNVLNGGAGLDTMSGGAGNDTYVLDQAGELALLQETADQGHDLLNISYTSTLASSTVDLSQSNLQNVEDVTVTGLGAFTVIGNDLNNTLLGNAAANFLDGKAGADTLDGGAGNDTYVVDNLGDTVIERGTSLVEIDTVMSSISYTLGSNLENLTLTGSDNLDATGNSLGNRLTGNSGNNVLDGGTGADLMIGGTGNDTYIVDNLQDAVTETSTLASEIDTVRSSVSWTLSANLENLTLTGSDNLTGVGNALNNVLTGNSGNNVLNGGAGNDLLDGGMGNDLLIGGLGTDILTGGSGADRFVFNLLSELGKGANSDVITDFSSLQGDKIDLSKLDANMLTTAFNAFTFIDSNAFTGAGQLRFEDHVLYGNVNGRLDADFAIQLVGVDTFSAKDLVV; encoded by the coding sequence ATGTCGTCTCCTCTTGGTTACATTTTAACAAAGCCATCTGTTCTAACCGGTAACCAACAAGTCGACAGCCTGATCTATGGCACCTCCTGGCTGAGCCCTGACTTCGGCGCAGACATCTTCGCGACAAGGCTGACCTATAGTTTCGTCACCCCCGGCCAATCGTATTTCTCTGCCAAATACAGCTTAAAAAATGAATTCCTGAACAGCTTCGCTCTGACATCGGCTCAACAAAACGCCGTGACCGGTGCGCTTGGCGCCTGGAGCGCCGTGGCTAACGTCAAGTTCACTCTGGTCAGTGACAACATCAACACTGTGGGCGACTTGCGATTCGGCGGCTATTGGGACATGGACGACGACGCCGCTGCCTGGGCCTACTTCCCCGACCGGACACCGCTGGCCGGAGATGTATGGATCAGCCCGGATACGAACAACCCTACCCCTGTCAAAGGCACTTACGACTTCATGACGTTCGTGCATGAAATCGGTCATGCCCTGGGCCTCAAACATCCATTCGAGTCGAGCCAATCCAACAGTACGCTGATCTCGCCCCTGCTCGATGATACGCATTACACGATCATGAGCTACAACAATGCGTACTCCTATCAGCCGACGACACCGATGCTGCTGGATATTCTCGCTATCCAGAAAATTTACGGCGCCAACATGCTTTGGCAAACCGGTGACAACGTCTATCGCTGGGCACCCGACCAATCAGTATTCGAAACCATCTGGGATGCCGGCGGAAACGATACGATCGATGCCAGCAACCAGCAGGCGGCTGTCAGACTGAACCTGAATGAGGGTGAGTTCAGCAACATCGGCAAGGCATTCGTCGACATCCCGAACCTGCAACTGGTCAATGACGGGCTGGCGATCGCCTTTGGCACCAAAATCGAAAATGCCACCGGTTCGGCTTTTAACGATGAGCTTATCGGCAATGCGCTGGGTAACGTTCTCGATGGTGGTGCCGGCCAAGACGTCATGATTGGCGGTGCAGGCAACGACGTTTACGTTGTGGATAACGTGGGTGACGTGGTGGTGGAAACCAGCACCTCGCTGAGCGAAATCGACACGGTTATGTCGTCGATCAGCTACACCCTGGGCAGCAACCTCGAGAACCTGACCCTCACCGGCAGCGACCAGCTCGACGCCACCGGCAACGCCCTGAACAACGTGCTGATCGGCAACAGCGGCAACAACGTGCTGGACGGTGGCCTCGGCGCCGACGTGATGATTGGCGGCTTCGGCAACGACACCTACATCGTCGACAACCTCAAGGACACGGTCACCGAAACCAGTACCCTGGTGAGCGAAATCGACACCGTGCGTTCCTCGGTGAACTGGACCCTGGGTGCCAACCTGGAAAACCTCACCCTGACTGGCAGCGACAACCTCACCGGTGTCGGCAACGCCCTGAACAACGTGCTGACCGGCAACAGCGGCAACAACATCCTCAACGGTGGCGCGGGCCTGGACACGCTGATCGGCGGCGCCGGCAACGACACCTATGTCCTCGACCAGGCCGGCGAACTGGCGCTATTGCAGGATGACGTTGATCAAGGCCACGACCTGCTGTACATCAACTACACCTCGACTCCGGCCAGCAGCACCGTCGACCTCAGCCAAAGCAACCTGCAAAACGTCGAAGATGTCACCGTCACCGGCCTCGGCAACTTCACCGTGATCGGCAACGACCTGAACAACATCCTGCTCGGCAACAACTACGACAACACCCTGCTGGGCGGGGCCGGCAACGACTGGCTGGATGGTTGGGCCGGGGCTGACAAGCTCATTGGCGGTAGTGGCGATGACACCTATGTCATCTTGAACAATGGTGTACAAGTCACCGAGCTGGCTGACGAAGGCCACGACCTGATCCAGACGGCAGTAAGTTACTATTTGGAAGACAACGTCGAAGACGCTGTGCTGCTCGGTTCTGCAGCGCTGAGCCTCACGGGCAACAAGCTCGACAACCGTCTGACCGGCAACGCCGCCGCCAATATCCTCGACGGCCGGGGCGGGGCCGACACCCTCGACGGCGGTGCCGGTAACGACACCTACTACGTCGATAACGTCGGCGACACAGTGATCGAACGCGGTACCTCGCTGAGCGAAATCGACACGGTGCTGTCGTCGATCAGCTACACCCTGGGCAGCAACGTCGAGAACCTGACCCTTATCGACTTCAACGACCTGAATGCTACCGGTAATGCCCTGAATAACCGCATCGTCGGTAACTACGGCGACAACACCCTGGACGGAGGACTTGGCGCCGACGTCATGATCGACGACCGCGGCAGCGACACCTACATCGTCGACAACCTCAAGGACGTGGTCATTGAGACCGGCCTCTCGCTGTGGGATATCGACACCGTGCGCGCCTCGGTCAACTGGACCCTGGGTGCCAACCTGGAAAACCTCACCCTGACCGGCAGCGACAACCTCAACGGCGTCGGCAATGCCCTGAACAACGTGCTGACCGGCAACAGTGGCAACAACGTGCTCAACGGTGGCGCGGGGCTGGATACGCTGATCGGCGGCGCCGGCGACGACACCTATATCCTCGACCAGGCCGGCGAACTGGCACTGCTGCAGGAAACCGCCGACCAGGGCCGTGACCTGCTGAACATCAGCTACACCTCGACCCTGGCCAGCAGCACCGTCGATCTCAGTCAAAGCAACCTGCAGAACGTCGAAGATGTCACCGTCACCGGCCTCGGCAACTTCACCGTGATCGGCAACGACCTGAACAACACCCTGCTCGGCAACGCCTACAACAACACCCTGCAAGGCGGGGCCGGCAATGACTGGCTGGATGGCGGCGCCGGCGCCGACACCCTCAGCGGCGGCAGCGGCGACGACACCTACGTCATCGACAACGCCACCGACAAGGTCACTGAGCTCGCCGACGAAGGCCGCGACCTGATCCGCACGACGGTGAGCTACACCCTCTCGGCCAACGTCGAAGACGGCGTGCTGCTCGGCACCGCCGCGTTGAACCTCACCGGCAACGAACTCGATAACAGCCTCACCGGCAACGCCGCCGCCAACTTCCTCGACGGCAAGGCCGGGGCTGATACCCTGGACGGCGGGGCTGGCAACGACACCTACGTGGTCGACAACCTCGGCGACACGGTAATCGAGCGCGGCACCTCGCTGGCCGAGATCGACACGGTGCTGTCGTCGATCAGCTACACCCTGGGCAGCAACCTCGAGAACCTGACCCTCACCGGCAGCGACCAGCTCGACGCCACCGGCAACGCCCTGAACAACGTGCTGATCGGCAACAGCGGCAACAACGTGCTGGAGGGCGGAAGCGGCGCCGACGTGATGATTGGCGGCTTCGGCAATGACACCTACGTCGTCGACAACCTCAAGGACGTGGTCACCGAAACCAGCACCCTGGCGAGCGAAATCGACACCGTACGCGCCTCGGTGAGCTGGGCCCTGGGCGCCAACCTGGAAAACCTCACCCTGACTGGCAGCGACAACCTCAACGGCGTCGGCAATACCCTGAACAACGTGCTGACCGGCAACAGCGGCAACAACATCCTCAACGGCCAGACCGGCCTGGACACCATGAGCGGCGGCGCCGGCGACGACACCTATATCCTCGACCAGGCCGGCGAACTGGCGCTGCTGCAGGAAACCGTCGACCAGGGCCGTGACCTGCTGAACATCAGCTACACCTCGACCCTGGCCAGCAGCACCGTCGACCTCAGTCAAAGCAACCTGCTGAACGTCGAAGATGTCACCGTCACCGGCCTCGGCGCCTTTACCGTGATCGGCAACGACCTGAACAACACCCTGCTCGGCAACGCCTACAACAACACCCTGCAAGGCGGGGCCGGTAATGACTGGCTGGATGGCGGCGCCGGCGCTGACACCCTCAGCGGCGGCAGCGGCGACGACACCTACGTCATCGACAACGCCACCGACAAGGTCACTGAGCTCGCCGACGAAGGCCGCGACCTGATCCGCACGACGGTGAGCTACACCCTCTCGGCCAACGTCGAAGACGGCGTGCTGCTCGGCACCGCCGCGTTGAACCTCACCGGCAACGAACTCGATAACAGCCTCACCGGCAACGCCGCCGCCAACTTCCTCGACGGCAAGGCCGGGGCTGATACCCTGGACGGCGGGGCTGGCAACGACACCTACGTGGTCGACAACCTCGGCGACACGGTAATCGAGCGCGGCACCTCGCTGGCCGAGATCGACACGGTGCTGTCGTCGATCAGCTACACCCTGGGCAGCAACGTCGAGAACCTGACCCTCACCGGCAACGACAACCTCACCGGTACCGGCAACGTCCTGAACAACGTGCTGATCGGCAACAGCGGCAACAACGTGCTGGAGGGCGGAAGCGGCGCCGACGTGATGATTGGCGGCTTCGGCAATGACACCTACGTCGTCGACAACCTCAAGGACGTGGTCACCGAAACCAGCACCCTGGCGAGCGAAATCGACACCGTACGCGCCTCGGTGAGCTGGGCCCTGGGCGCCAACCTGGAAAACCTCACCCTGACTGGCAGCGACAACCTCAACGGCGTCGGCAATACCCTGAACAACGTGCTGACCGGCAACAGCGGCAACAACATCCTCAACGGCCAGACCGGCCTGGACACCATGAGCGGCGGCGCCGGCGACGACACCTATATCCTCGACCAGGCCGGCGAACTGGCGCTGCTGCAGGAAACCGTCGACCAGGGCCGTGACCTGCTGAACATCAGCTACACCTCGACCCTGGCCAGCAGCACCGTCGACCTCAGTCAAAGCAACCTGCTGAACGTCGAAGATGTCACCGTCACCGGCCTCGGCGCCTTTACCGTGATCGGCAACGACCTGAACAACACCCTGCTCGGCAACGCCTACAACAACACCCTGCAAGGCGGGGCCGGTAATGACTGGCTGGATGGCGGCGCTGGCGCCGACACCCTCAGCGGCGGCAGCGGCGACGACACCTACGTCATCGACAACGCCACCGACAAGGTCACTGAGCTCGCCGACGAAGGCCACGACCTGATCCGCACGGCGGTGAGCTACACCCTCTCGGCCAACGTCGAAGACGGCGTGCTGCTCGGCACCGCCGCGTTGAACCTCACCGGCAACGAACTCGATAACAGCCTCACCGGCAACGCCGCCGCCAACTTCCTCGACGGCAAGGCCGGGGCTGATACCCTGGACGGCGGGGCTGGCAACGACACCTACGTGGTCGACAACCTCGGCGACACGGTAATCGAGCGCGGCACCTCGCTGGCCGAGATCGACACGGTGCTGTCGTCGATCAGCTACACCCTGGGCAGCAACCTCGAGAACCTGACCCTCACCGGCAGCGACCAGCTCGACGCCACCGGCAACGCCCTGAACAACGTGCTGATCGGCAACAGCGGCAACAACGTGCTGGACGGTGGCCTCGGCGCCGACGTGATGATGGGCGGCTTCGGCAATGACACCTACGTCGTCGACAGCCTCAAGGACGTGGTCACCGAGACCAGCACCCTGCTATCTGAAATCGACACCGTGCGCGCCTCGGTCAGCTGGACCCTGGGTGCCAACCTGGAAAACCTCACCCTGACTGGCAGCGACAACCTCAACGGCGTCGGCAATACCCTGAACAACGTGCTGACCGGCAACAGCGGCAACAACGTGCTCAACGGTGGTGCGGGCCTGGACACCATGAGCGGCGGCGCCGGTGACGACACCTATGTCCTCGACCAGGCCGGCGAACTGGCGCTATTGCAGGATGATGCTGATCAAGGCCGTGACCTGCTGTACATCAGCTACACCTCGACCCTGGCCACCAGCACCGTCGACCTCAGCCAAAGCAACCTGCAGAACGTCGAAGATGTCACCCTCACCGGCCTCGGTGCCTTCACCGTGATCGGCAACGACCTGAACAACACCCTGCTCGGCAACGCCTACAACAACACCCTGCAAGGCGGGGCCGGCAATGACTGGCTGGATGGCGGCGCCGGCGCCGACACCCTCAGCGGCGGCAGCGGCGACGACACCTACGTCATCGACAACGCCACCGACAAGGTCACTGAACTCGCCGACGAAGGCCACGACCTGATCCGCACGGCGGTGAGCTACACCCTCTCGGCCAACGTCGAAGACGGCGTGCTGCTCGGCACCGCCGCGTTGAACCTCGCCGGCAACGAACTCGATAACAGCCTGACCGGCAACGCCGCCGCCAACCTCCTCGATGGCAAGGCCGGCGCCGATACCCTGGACGGTGGGGCCGGCAACGACACCTACGTGGTCGACAACCTTGGCGACACGGTGATCGAACGCGGTACCTCGCTGGCCGAGATCGACACGGTGCTGTCGTCGATCAGCTACACCCTGGGCAGCAACGTCGAGAACCTGACCCTCACCGGCAACGACAACCTCACCGGTACCGGCAACGTCCTGAACAACGTGCTGATCGGCAACAGCGGCAACAACGTGCTGGACGGTGGCCTCGGCGCCGACGTGATGATTGGCGGCTTCGGCAATGACACCTACGTCGTCGACAACCTCAAGGACGTGGTCGCCGAGACCAGTACCCTGGCGAGCGAAATCGACACCGTACGCGCCTCGGTGAGCTGGGCCCTGGGTGCCAACCTGGAAAACCTCACCCTGACCGGCAGCGACAACCTCAACGGCGTCGGCAATGCCCTGAACAACGTGCTGACCGGCAACAGTGGCAACAACGTGCTCAACGGTGGCGCGGGGCTGGATACGCTGATCGGCGGCGCCGGCGACGACACCTATATCCTCGACCAGGCCGGCGAACTGGCACTGCTGCAGGAAACCGCCGACCAGGGCCGTGACCTGCTGAACATCAGCTACACCTCGACCCTGGCCAGCAGCACCGTCGATCTCAGTCAAAGCAACCTGCAGAACGTCGAAGATGTCACCGTCACCGGCCTCGGCAACTTCACCGTGATCGGCAACGACCTGAACAACACCCTGCTCGGCAACGCCTACAACAACACCCTGCAAGGCGGGGCCGGCAATGACTGGCTGGATGGCGGCGCCGGCGCCGACACCCTCAGCGGCGGCAGCGGCGACGACACCTACGTCATCGACAACGCCACCGACAAGGTCACTGAGCTCGCCGACGAAGGCCGCGACCTGATCCGCACGACGGTGAGCTACACCCTCTCGGCCAACGTCGAAGACGGCGTGCTGCTCGGCACCGCCGCGTTGAACCTCACCGGCAACGAACTCGATAACAGCCTCACCGGCAACGCCGCCGCCAACTTCCTCGACGGCAAGGCCGGGGCTGATACCCTGGACGGCGGGGCTGGCAACGACACCTACGTGGTCGACAACCTCGGCGACACGGTAATCGAGCGCGGCACCTCGCTGGCCGAGATCGACACGGTGCTGTCGTCGATCAGCTACACCCTGGGCAGCAACCTCGAGAACCTGACCCTCACCGGCAGCGACCAGCTCGACGCCACCGGCAACGCCCTGAACAACGTGCTGATCGGCAACAGCGGCAACAACGTGCTGGAGGGCGGAAGCGGCGCCGACGTGATGATTGGCGGCTTCGGCAATGACACCTACGTCGTCGACAACCTCAAGGACGTGGTCACCGAAACCAGCACCCTGGCGAGCGAAATCGACACCGTACGCGCCTCGGTGAGCTGGGCCCTGGGCGCCAACCTGGAAAACCTCACCCTGACTGGCAGCGACAACCTCAACGGCGTCGGCAATACCCTGAACAACGTGCTGACCGGCAACAGCGGCAACAACATCCTCAACGGCCAGACCGGCCTGGACACCATGAGCGGCGGCGCCGGCGACGACACCTATATCCTCGACCAGGCCGGCGAACTGGCGCTGCTGCAGGAAACCGTCGACCAGGGCCGTGACCTGCTGAACATCAGCTACACCTCGACCCTGGCCAGCAGCACCGTCGACCTCAGTCAAAGCAACCTGCTGAACGTCGAAGATGTCACCGTCACCGGCCTCGGCGCCTTTACCGTGATCGGCAACGACCTGAACAACACCCTGCTCGGCAACGCCTACAACAACACCCTGCAAGGCGGGGCCGGTAATGACTGGCTGGATGGCGGCGCCGGCGCTGACACCCTCAGCGGCGGCAGCGGCGACGACACCTACGTCATCGACAACGCCACCGACAAGGTCACTGAGCTCGCCGACGAAGGCCGCGACCTGATCCGCACGACGGTGAGCTACACCCTCTCGGCCAACGTCGAAGACGGCGTGCTGCTCGGCACCGCCGCGTTGAACCTCACCGGCAACGAACTCGATAACAGCCTCACCGGCAACGCCGCCGCCAACTTCCTCGACGGCAAGGCCGGGGCTGATACCCTGGACGGCGGGGCTGGCAACGACACCTACGTGGTCGACAACCTCGGCGACACGGTAATCGAGCGCGGCACCTCGCTGGCCGAGATCGACACGGTGCTGTCGTCGATCAGCTACACCCTGGGCAGCAACCTCGAGAACCTGACCCTCACCGGCAGCGACCAGCTCGACGCCACCGGCAACGCCCTGAACAACGTGCTGATCGGCAACAGCGGCAACAACGTGCTGGAGGGCGGAAGCGGCGCCGACGTGATGATTGGCGGCTTCGGCAATGACACCTACGTCGTCGACAACCTCAAGGACGTGGTCACCGAAACCAGCACCCTGGCGAGCGAAATCGACACCGTACGCGCCTCGGTGAGCTGGGCCCTGGGCGCCAACCTGGAAAACCTCACCCTGACTGGCAGCGACAACCTCAACGGCGTCGGCAATACCCTGAACAACGTGCTGACCGGCAACAGCGGCAACAACATCCTCAACGGCCAGACCGGCCTGGACACCATGAGCGGCGGCGCCGGCGACGACACCTATATCCTCGACCAGGCCGGCGAACTGGCGCTGCTGCAGGAAACCGTCGACCAGGGCCGTGACCTGCTGAACATCAGCTACACCTCGACCCTGGCCAGCAGCACCGTCGACCTCAGTCAAAGCAACCTGCTGAACGTCGAAGATGTCACCGTCACCGGCCTCGGCGCCTTTACCGTGATCGGCAACGACCTGAACAACACCCTGCTCGGCAACGCCTACAACAACACCCTGCAAGGCGGGGCCGGTAATGACTGGCTGGATGGCGGCGCTGGCGCCGACACCCTCAGCGGCGGCAGCGGCGACGACACCTACGTCATCGACAACGCCACCGACAAGGTCACTGAGCTCGCCGACGAAGGCCACGACCTGATCCGCACGGCGGTGAGCTACACCCTCTCGGCCAACGTCGAAGACGGCGTGCTGCTCGGCACCGCCGCGTTGAACCTCACCGGCAACGAACTCGATAACAGCCTCACCGGCAACGCCGCCGCCAACTTCCTCGACGGCAAGGCCGGGGCTGATACCCTGGACGGCGGGGCTGGCAACGACACCTACGTGGTCGACAACCTCGGCGACACGGTAATCGAGCGCGGCACCTCGCTGGCCGAGATCGACACGGTGCTGTCGTCGATCAGCTACACCCTGGGCAGCAACCTCGAGAACCTGACCCTCACCGGCAGCGACCAGCTCGACGCCACCGGCAACGCCCTGAACAACGTGCTGATCGGCAACAGCGGCAACAACGTGCTGGACGGTGGCCTCGGCGCCGACGTGATGATGGGCGGCTTCGGCAATGACACCTACGTCGTCGACAGCCTCAAGGACGTGGTCACCGAGACCAGCACCCTGCTATCTGAAATCGACACCGTGCGCGCCTCGGTCAGCTGGACCCTGGGTGCCAACCTGGAAAACCTCACCCTGACTGGCAGCGACAACCTCAACGGCGTCGGCAATACCCTGAACAACGTGCTGACCGGCAACAGCGGCAACAACGTGCTCAACGGTGGCGCGGGCCTGGACACCATGAGCGGCGGTGCCGGCAACGACACCTATGTCCTCGACCAGGCTGGTGAACTGGCACTGCTGCAGGAAACCGCCGACCAGGGCCACGACCTGCTGAACATCAGCTACACCTCGACCCTGGCCAGCAGCACCGTCGACCTCAGTCAAAGCAACCTGCAGAACGTCGAAGATGTCACCGTCACCGGCCTCGGTGCCTTCACCGTGATCGGCAACGACCTGAACAACACCCTGCTCGGCAACGCCGCCGCCAACTTCCTCGACGGCAAGGCCGGGGCTGATACCCTGGACGGCGGGGCTGGCAACGACACCTACGTGGTCGACAACCTCGGCGACACGGTGATCGAACGCGGCACCTCGCTGGTCGAAATCGACACGGTCATGTCGTCGATCAGCTACACCCTGGGTAGCAACCTCGAGAACCTGACACTCACCGGCAGCGACAACCTCGACGCCACCGGCAACTCCTTGGGCAACCGTCTGACCGGTAACAGCGGCAATAACGTTCTGGATGGCGGAACCGGCGCCGACCTGATGATCGGCGGCACTGGCAACGACACTTATATCGTCGACAACCTCCAGGACGCGGTCACCGAGACCAGTACCCTGGCGAGCGAAATCGACACCGTACGTTCCTCGGTGAGCTGGACCCTGAGTGCCAACCTGGAAAACCTCACCCTCACCGGCAGCGACAACCTCACCGGTGTCGGCAACGCCCTGAATAACGTGCTGACCGGCAACAGTGGCAACAATGTGCTCAATGGTGGAGCAGGCAACGACCTGCTTGATGGTGGTATGGGCAATGACCTGCTGATAGGAGGTCTGGGCACAGACATCCTGACGGGCGGCT